One Spirochaeta africana DSM 8902 genomic window carries:
- a CDS encoding ParA family protein has protein sequence MVHQALRTRTIGIASGKGGVGKTTTAANLGVYFSRRGIPTAILDLDPLSDLGTLFDLEDPESASGPAAEIRTRLAPRLDLLFPKAALNVSDKSRTVRRFLEAKGDKLMQVYRVILIDLPAGGGDEENLSLLPYIGHLVVVTNPEPTAHVSAGSYLQMIMEREPDREVFLWHNKFSLERAGEFNPRDVVGNYHRNTPREAWLTDRFRQQLHDAAFVPADPSLNLLHAENPNPLGIVYHSARQSVLHILDGWLDAEACPLRRTEQTLPKPLIRLIHGYLSRRPDCVEQPDGLQQLSEYIDGITAARHSLAEQPQIQAALQQLFHDLHSHPVWNNGIRALQLLSEAADETERLFSHSDGRTRKLLDNTIIKLMYAVAIQPELPRLCRNSAGMLLFQFAAAKLFNVEKVRNLILSLVPHRSQAHGRQIRNRRLQIQRIVEQDEPYRKKYLKLLRTSYPLFTRQIDTVHKTFELGPLLFRDEDGHIHRKAYVTLLSQLIHDILYSGMGIVVGFSYRAASDAFAAGAEILLERTTRT, from the coding sequence GTGGTACATCAAGCTCTGCGCACACGCACAATAGGTATCGCATCCGGGAAGGGCGGGGTAGGGAAAACCACCACCGCCGCCAACCTTGGGGTTTATTTTTCCCGCCGCGGGATACCGACTGCAATCCTTGATCTCGATCCGCTGTCTGACCTGGGCACCCTTTTCGACCTGGAGGATCCCGAATCGGCATCCGGACCGGCGGCAGAAATACGCACCCGCCTGGCACCACGCCTGGACCTGCTGTTTCCGAAAGCCGCACTGAACGTCAGCGATAAAAGCCGTACGGTACGGCGCTTTCTTGAGGCAAAAGGCGACAAGCTGATGCAGGTCTATCGGGTAATCCTGATCGACCTGCCGGCCGGGGGCGGGGACGAAGAAAACCTGAGCCTGCTGCCCTACATCGGGCATCTGGTCGTGGTTACCAACCCCGAACCCACCGCCCACGTATCGGCCGGTAGCTACCTGCAGATGATTATGGAGCGCGAGCCTGACCGAGAAGTCTTCCTGTGGCACAACAAGTTTTCGCTCGAGCGCGCCGGAGAGTTCAATCCCCGCGATGTTGTTGGCAATTACCATCGCAACACACCACGAGAGGCCTGGCTGACCGATCGTTTCCGACAGCAGCTGCACGATGCCGCCTTTGTCCCCGCCGACCCGTCACTCAACCTGCTGCATGCCGAAAACCCCAACCCACTGGGGATTGTGTACCACAGCGCCCGCCAGAGTGTGCTGCATATCCTTGATGGCTGGCTGGACGCAGAAGCCTGCCCGCTGCGCCGCACCGAACAGACCCTGCCAAAGCCGCTCATCCGCCTTATCCATGGCTACCTCAGTCGCCGGCCGGATTGCGTCGAGCAGCCTGACGGGCTGCAGCAGCTCAGCGAGTACATAGACGGCATTACCGCGGCCAGGCACAGCCTTGCGGAACAGCCGCAGATCCAGGCCGCCCTGCAGCAGCTGTTTCATGACCTGCACAGCCACCCCGTCTGGAATAACGGCATCCGTGCCCTGCAGTTGTTGTCCGAAGCAGCCGATGAGACTGAGCGGCTGTTCAGCCACAGCGACGGCCGCACCCGCAAACTACTGGACAACACCATCATCAAACTGATGTACGCCGTGGCGATACAGCCGGAGCTCCCGCGCCTGTGCCGCAATTCCGCCGGCATGCTGCTGTTCCAGTTTGCTGCCGCCAAACTGTTTAATGTGGAAAAGGTACGCAATCTTATTCTGAGCCTGGTGCCCCACCGCAGTCAGGCCCACGGCAGACAGATACGCAACCGTCGCCTGCAGATCCAGCGGATCGTCGAGCAGGACGAACCGTACCGCAAGAAATATCTCAAGCTGCTGCGCACCAGCTACCCCCTGTTCACCCGTCAGATTGACACGGTTCACAAGACCTTTGAACTGGGACCATTGCTGTTTCGCGACGAAGACGGCCATATCCATCGCAAAGCATACGTCACCCTGCTGTCACAGCTGATTCACGATATTCTGTACAGCGGTATGGGGATCGTGGTCGGCTTTTCCTACCGCGCCGCCAGCGATGCCTTTGCCGCCGGCGCCGAGATATTGCTGGAACGCACCACCCGTACCTGA
- a CDS encoding lysophospholipid acyltransferase family protein → MSIQAWFLNSVIRMLFTLTCKIDTHEFDKIPAEGPGILLSNHTTNLEGPLYYVYLRSRKATALGKQELWKNPFTRMVMKAWNIIPVHRGRVDTTAMKKAMERLDQGWFLGVAAEGTRSKTGALRSGRPGAAMLAARKHVPVYPLVHWGLMDIGKNIRRFKRTQVGVKVGKPFYVEVPDGHPNREQLKEITNQMMYQLAAALPERYRGPFSDLSQAPVTYLRFVGE, encoded by the coding sequence GTGTCCATACAGGCATGGTTTCTCAACAGCGTGATTCGCATGCTGTTTACCTTGACGTGCAAAATTGATACCCATGAGTTCGACAAAATTCCGGCAGAAGGACCTGGCATCCTGCTGTCCAATCATACCACCAATCTGGAAGGGCCGCTTTACTATGTGTACCTGCGTTCCCGGAAAGCTACGGCTCTTGGCAAGCAGGAGCTCTGGAAAAACCCGTTCACGCGGATGGTTATGAAAGCTTGGAATATCATTCCTGTGCACCGGGGCAGGGTGGATACCACCGCTATGAAAAAGGCCATGGAGCGTCTGGATCAGGGCTGGTTTCTTGGTGTTGCCGCCGAGGGAACCCGGAGTAAAACCGGCGCGCTGAGATCGGGCCGCCCGGGAGCTGCCATGCTGGCTGCACGAAAACACGTGCCGGTCTATCCCCTTGTCCACTGGGGCCTCATGGACATTGGCAAGAACATCCGGCGGTTCAAGCGCACCCAGGTCGGGGTTAAAGTGGGCAAGCCGTTCTACGTTGAGGTTCCCGACGGCCATCCAAACCGCGAGCAGCTCAAGGAAATCACCAACCAGATGATGTATCAGCTGGCCGCAGCGTTGCCTGAACGCTACCGGGGACCGTTTTCTGATCTCTCACAGGCGCCTGTCACCTATCTCCGGTTTGTGGGAGAGTAA
- a CDS encoding thiamine pyrophosphate-dependent enzyme, with product MDSKELMRLYRWMVTAREMDLLEQSFTGRGEAFFHVSGAGHEGFAALQLFLQPEDYLHCHYRDKALMLARGISPAMFFQSLFTKDGSHSRGRQMNAHMSAPELNVLSLVGPVGNSPLQAAGVAAAIRDDVSRPIVLCSLGDGMTQEGESLEGFAHAARAGLPVLFLIQDNSYAISTVTRGQTFYDLPDGPAGEFHGMEIIRVDGRDPVGLAEVLEPVVAGMRTDRRPRVVVAEVDRLHNHTNADDQRVYRSADDIQRVAVSGDPLIHLTQRLEAAGESRERLQEIAGEIRDELAETARRVQRSAEPQPVMDALAPLPAEVAPGAAEYRGAAAGSGGAGGAGGAGGRGATGQAGGAGGAGEAGQAGETGAAALSEGERRTMIEAIREVLRNNLAANERVHLFGEDIEDPKGDVFGVTKGLSTAFPGRVENSPLAEASILGVSIGRALAGQLPVAFLQFADFLPIAYNQIVSELGSMFWRTDGGWQCPVIVMITCGGYRPGLGPFHASSFEALAMHTPGVDVCMPSTAGDAAGMLNAAFRSGRPTLFFYPKNCLNNREDATSVDIDRHLVPIGTARTVRAGSDITFVGYGNTVGLSMKAAAALDAHGVSSEVIDLRHLMPWDVDRVVASVEKTGRLLVSHEDNRSAGVGAEIVATVAERVARPITVRRVTRPDTFVPCNFGNQLQVLPSYQRILETAVGMLGGEIRWEAPAEAGAGEYLIEAIGSSPSDEEVTVLEWKIAPGQRIASGDLVAELEADKASFDLKSPVDGEVLELLVEVGDSAAVGEALVKVSTVNEDEDAPLKPVTRENPGEPVISGIRLVGAGEGDAGSTCFGAAGDGGALAAAPFAPAAGGAQPAQAAPAGIVTIAGRAGSRIVTNDEIAGGCSELTPEDIVKKTGIEQRPWVDEGEDGAVLAEQAAVVALEQAGLEVGEIDLIVCATGSPLHHTPTIAAMVQAGLARRAGSAQLQIPAVDLNAACSGYLYALQYVSDYLFRRPKQRVLLLTSEVLSPQIDRTDPSTAPIFGDAATATVLSGAARAGEWRWSVDAVELSAEGEDGSILRVPADSGDKIFMDGPQVFVKAVAMMMKMLGQACESAGIAPEDLDLIVPHQANQRIINAVRQRMKAPREKMFSNIARYGNTSSSTIPLALIDAAGLGAVDGMEAAADESVAGGVAAAEAAANKNAAERLGSIGLAAFGGGFTFGGAVLRAMR from the coding sequence ATGGATTCCAAGGAGCTGATGCGACTGTACCGCTGGATGGTGACGGCGCGGGAGATGGATCTGCTGGAGCAGAGTTTTACCGGGCGGGGAGAGGCTTTCTTTCATGTGTCGGGGGCGGGGCATGAGGGGTTTGCGGCGCTGCAGTTGTTCCTGCAGCCGGAGGATTATCTGCATTGCCATTACCGTGACAAGGCGTTGATGCTGGCGCGGGGTATCAGCCCGGCGATGTTTTTCCAGAGTCTGTTTACCAAGGATGGGTCGCATTCGCGGGGGCGGCAGATGAATGCGCACATGAGTGCGCCGGAGCTGAATGTGCTGTCGCTGGTGGGGCCGGTGGGCAACAGTCCGCTGCAGGCGGCGGGGGTTGCGGCGGCGATCCGCGATGATGTGTCCAGGCCGATTGTGTTGTGCTCACTGGGCGACGGGATGACGCAGGAGGGGGAGTCGCTGGAGGGGTTTGCCCATGCGGCGCGCGCCGGGCTGCCGGTGCTGTTTCTGATCCAGGACAACAGCTATGCGATCTCTACGGTTACCCGTGGGCAGACTTTCTACGATTTGCCGGATGGGCCGGCGGGCGAATTTCACGGGATGGAGATTATCCGGGTTGATGGGCGCGATCCGGTGGGGCTGGCCGAGGTGCTGGAGCCGGTGGTAGCCGGGATGCGAACGGATCGTCGGCCGCGGGTGGTGGTGGCCGAGGTTGACCGGTTGCATAACCATACCAATGCGGATGATCAGCGGGTGTATCGTTCGGCTGATGATATCCAGCGGGTGGCGGTGAGCGGGGATCCGTTGATTCACCTGACCCAGCGGCTGGAGGCAGCGGGGGAAAGCCGTGAGCGGCTGCAGGAGATTGCCGGGGAGATCCGGGATGAGCTGGCGGAGACGGCACGGCGGGTTCAGCGCAGTGCCGAGCCGCAGCCGGTGATGGATGCGCTGGCGCCGCTGCCGGCGGAGGTGGCGCCGGGTGCGGCCGAGTATCGCGGGGCGGCGGCCGGGTCTGGTGGTGCCGGAGGCGCTGGTGGAGCCGGTGGACGTGGGGCGACTGGCCAGGCCGGGGGCGCTGGTGGTGCTGGCGAAGCCGGGCAGGCTGGTGAAACCGGGGCGGCTGCCTTGAGCGAGGGCGAGCGGCGGACGATGATCGAGGCGATCCGTGAGGTGCTGCGCAACAATCTGGCGGCCAACGAGCGGGTGCATCTGTTTGGCGAGGATATCGAGGACCCGAAGGGGGATGTGTTCGGGGTGACCAAGGGGCTGTCGACGGCCTTCCCAGGGCGGGTGGAGAACTCGCCGCTGGCCGAGGCGAGCATCCTGGGGGTGTCGATCGGGCGGGCGCTGGCGGGGCAGCTGCCGGTGGCGTTTCTGCAGTTTGCTGACTTTCTGCCGATTGCCTACAACCAGATCGTGAGCGAGCTGGGGTCAATGTTCTGGCGGACCGACGGGGGCTGGCAGTGCCCGGTGATTGTGATGATTACTTGCGGGGGCTATCGGCCGGGGCTGGGGCCGTTTCATGCCTCGAGTTTCGAGGCGCTGGCGATGCATACTCCGGGGGTGGATGTGTGCATGCCGAGTACGGCGGGTGATGCGGCGGGGATGCTGAATGCGGCCTTCCGCTCGGGGCGGCCGACGCTGTTCTTTTACCCGAAAAACTGTTTGAACAATCGCGAGGATGCGACGAGTGTGGATATCGACCGGCATCTGGTGCCGATCGGAACGGCGCGGACGGTGCGTGCGGGTTCGGATATTACCTTTGTGGGCTACGGGAACACGGTCGGGCTGTCGATGAAGGCAGCGGCGGCCCTGGATGCGCACGGGGTGTCGAGCGAGGTGATCGATCTGCGGCATCTGATGCCGTGGGATGTCGATCGGGTGGTGGCTTCGGTCGAGAAAACCGGGCGGCTGCTGGTGTCCCACGAGGATAACCGCTCGGCGGGCGTCGGTGCCGAGATTGTGGCTACGGTGGCCGAGCGGGTTGCGCGGCCGATTACGGTGCGGCGGGTGACGCGGCCGGATACCTTTGTGCCGTGCAACTTTGGCAATCAGCTGCAGGTTCTGCCGTCGTATCAGCGGATTCTGGAGACGGCGGTGGGAATGCTGGGCGGTGAAATCCGCTGGGAGGCCCCGGCGGAGGCGGGGGCCGGTGAGTACCTGATCGAGGCGATCGGTTCGAGTCCGTCAGACGAAGAGGTGACGGTGCTGGAGTGGAAGATCGCGCCGGGGCAGCGGATTGCATCCGGGGATCTGGTGGCCGAGCTGGAGGCGGACAAGGCTTCGTTCGATCTGAAGAGCCCGGTAGATGGTGAGGTGCTGGAGCTGCTGGTGGAGGTTGGAGATTCTGCGGCGGTCGGCGAGGCGCTGGTCAAGGTGTCCACGGTCAACGAGGACGAGGATGCGCCGCTCAAGCCGGTAACGCGTGAGAATCCTGGCGAGCCGGTGATCAGCGGGATCAGGCTGGTTGGGGCCGGGGAGGGTGATGCCGGTTCGACTTGCTTCGGGGCTGCTGGGGATGGCGGCGCATTGGCCGCCGCACCGTTCGCACCGGCAGCGGGCGGCGCACAACCTGCACAGGCCGCCCCGGCCGGAATCGTGACGATAGCGGGTCGAGCCGGTTCGCGGATTGTGACCAACGACGAGATCGCGGGGGGGTGCAGCGAGCTTACACCTGAGGATATCGTAAAGAAGACGGGGATCGAACAGCGCCCCTGGGTCGACGAGGGCGAAGACGGAGCGGTGCTTGCCGAGCAGGCGGCGGTCGTGGCGCTGGAGCAGGCCGGGCTTGAGGTCGGTGAAATCGATCTGATCGTGTGTGCTACCGGTTCGCCATTGCATCATACCCCGACGATCGCGGCGATGGTACAGGCGGGGCTGGCCCGGCGGGCGGGTTCTGCGCAGCTGCAGATTCCGGCGGTGGATCTGAACGCGGCCTGCTCGGGGTATCTCTATGCCCTGCAGTATGTGTCGGACTATCTGTTCCGGCGCCCTAAGCAGCGGGTTCTGCTGCTGACCAGCGAGGTGCTGTCGCCGCAGATTGATCGCACGGATCCCTCCACGGCACCGATCTTCGGGGATGCGGCTACCGCGACAGTGCTGTCCGGGGCTGCCCGGGCCGGGGAATGGCGCTGGAGTGTGGATGCGGTCGAGCTGTCGGCCGAGGGAGAGGATGGCAGCATCCTGCGGGTGCCGGCGGATTCCGGGGATAAAATTTTTATGGATGGTCCGCAGGTGTTCGTAAAGGCGGTAGCCATGATGATGAAGATGCTGGGGCAGGCCTGTGAGTCTGCCGGGATAGCGCCGGAAGATCTTGACCTGATTGTGCCGCACCAGGCGAATCAGCGGATTATCAATGCGGTACGTCAGCGTATGAAGGCACCGCGCGAGAAGATGTTCAGCAACATTGCGCGTTACGGGAATACCAGCTCCAGTACGATACCGCTGGCGCTGATCGATGCGGCCGGGCTGGGAGCGGTCGACGGCATGGAAGCTGCCGCTGACGAATCAGTGGCCGGCGGCGTGGCTGCGGCCGAAGCGGCGGCGAACAAAAATGCGGCAGAGCGGTTGGGATCGATTGGTCTGGCGGCGTTCGGGGGCGGGTTTACCTTTGGGGGGGCGGTACTGCGGGCAATGCGTTAG
- a CDS encoding YqaE/Pmp3 family membrane protein — MSLGRVLLAILFPPLAVLDKGCGSIVIVFILTFVGWVPGVIAALVICNNTPYRY, encoded by the coding sequence ATGAGCCTTGGGCGTGTACTATTGGCTATCCTGTTTCCGCCGCTTGCGGTCCTGGATAAGGGGTGCGGCAGCATCGTTATTGTGTTTATTCTTACCTTTGTCGGCTGGGTGCCGGGGGTGATCGCCGCACTGGTAATCTGCAATAATACCCCGTACCGCTACTGA
- a CDS encoding alpha/beta fold hydrolase, whose protein sequence is MKSCSSDQLSPAEIADLTRKIAGGEHELDELIAVLLPMISGARSLQHDLALELAVALADIERISARQDELYALVYEQGAPAIALTETGQILALNSAAAGLWQITAGDGLAALRVPRSDYSRFIQRVRQQGGTSLLLTRGGADHGTRPPVLVSGSYHPGFHAFILSAVQHSWPTAAARSLQEIYALTDSETEILGQLSRGNTLKAIAEQRTRALGTVRQQVKSILFKLGVSSQTEAAALAAAAAATIGTRVASTGSAGDSGSIPLAGSEEPLRLAIITRSRRRIGWRHYGSPTGRPVLMLHGPSFGAGEYAADRRLARRYGLSIYALERPGYGRTDLPDPEEAVLDCICSDATVLLDRIGLSRVTLLAHEAGLIPALELAHRVPERIAGVLAVSAAPPFLALEQIQAIPAHQGVFIQAARHAPWLAHLLIRLLMVHTRRLGPIDWTQIIFRNLSPDTEVMQRPDLAPGKVGTYSFYINQMGAGFEQDLHMMLSDWRERLTSLQTPLHLLHGSRNPTTPVPYLDVFTQLQPRAVLELVPQAGLTLAVSHPQLIYARLAEISRTELS, encoded by the coding sequence GTGAAGAGTTGCAGTTCTGACCAGCTCTCTCCTGCAGAGATAGCAGATCTGACCCGCAAGATTGCCGGGGGTGAGCATGAACTGGATGAACTTATCGCAGTACTGCTGCCGATGATTAGCGGTGCCCGGTCGCTGCAGCACGATCTTGCCCTGGAACTGGCCGTTGCGCTTGCAGATATAGAACGCATCTCAGCTCGTCAGGACGAACTGTACGCACTGGTTTACGAACAGGGGGCACCGGCGATTGCCCTTACCGAGACCGGGCAGATACTTGCCCTTAATTCCGCAGCAGCCGGATTGTGGCAGATTACGGCCGGCGATGGTCTGGCTGCGCTGCGTGTACCGCGCAGTGACTACAGCCGGTTTATCCAGCGTGTGCGGCAGCAGGGCGGGACATCGCTGCTGTTAACGCGCGGCGGGGCAGATCACGGAACACGTCCGCCCGTCCTGGTATCCGGCAGCTATCACCCGGGTTTTCACGCCTTTATTCTTTCGGCAGTACAGCATTCCTGGCCTACGGCTGCGGCCCGTTCCCTGCAGGAAATCTATGCCCTGACAGACAGCGAGACTGAAATACTGGGGCAGCTTTCCCGGGGTAACACCCTCAAAGCCATAGCAGAGCAGCGAACACGGGCACTTGGCACGGTTCGCCAGCAGGTAAAGAGTATTCTGTTCAAGCTTGGTGTCTCCAGTCAGACCGAAGCAGCCGCTTTGGCAGCGGCTGCTGCCGCCACTATCGGGACCCGCGTTGCATCGACCGGCAGCGCTGGCGACAGCGGCAGCATTCCCCTGGCTGGCAGCGAGGAGCCACTGCGACTGGCCATAATCACCCGCAGTCGACGGCGGATCGGCTGGCGGCATTACGGGAGCCCGACAGGCCGTCCGGTGCTGATGCTGCACGGCCCGTCCTTTGGAGCCGGTGAGTACGCTGCCGACCGGCGCCTGGCGCGTCGCTACGGACTCAGCATCTATGCACTGGAACGTCCCGGCTATGGACGCACCGATCTGCCTGATCCGGAGGAAGCGGTGCTGGACTGTATCTGTAGCGACGCCACCGTGCTGCTGGACCGCATCGGGCTGTCCCGGGTTACCCTGCTGGCCCATGAGGCCGGCCTGATCCCGGCACTGGAACTGGCACATCGCGTTCCCGAACGTATCGCGGGTGTCCTGGCCGTCTCGGCGGCGCCGCCCTTCCTGGCGCTCGAGCAGATCCAGGCGATTCCGGCACACCAGGGGGTGTTCATCCAGGCGGCCCGGCATGCCCCCTGGCTGGCTCACCTGCTGATCCGGCTGCTGATGGTGCACACCCGCAGGCTTGGCCCGATCGACTGGACGCAGATCATCTTCCGGAATCTGAGCCCGGACACCGAGGTAATGCAGCGGCCAGATCTGGCGCCGGGCAAAGTAGGAACCTACAGTTTCTATATTAACCAGATGGGAGCAGGCTTTGAACAGGACCTGCATATGATGCTGTCCGACTGGCGGGAGCGATTAACCAGTCTCCAGACACCGCTGCATCTGCTGCACGGCAGCCGCAATCCGACAACCCCGGTGCCGTATCTGGATGTGTTCACTCAGCTGCAGCCCCGGGCGGTACTCGAACTGGTCCCCCAGGCTGGTCTGACCCTGGCGGTATCCCATCCGCAGCTGATCTATGCACGCCTGGCAGAGATATCACGAACTGAGCTATCTTGA
- a CDS encoding glycerophosphodiester phosphodiesterase family protein produces MKWFRTAWRDVWAARRTIMIWHLLFVMISVLLLTPLTSLLLSAGLAGQTDRVVANTDLLAFVLSPAGVAWTLLAASIVAALAAVRFAGVAFIITDRANGHRSSLFRTGVRVLSRAPVIARLSALLVGIWLLVTAVLLGGLALIYQLLLGEFDINYYLSIRPAEVYYALVTAAAWVFLWLAMVAGPAGRSLLAFPAVLLDRQNAVQALRGSWNRQSGPSRRTVLRIAITLVVFTIVRIVGDAAAALVGRHFILTTMRLSPWMQPVVVAIGVTAIILFLLDTLLSLAGHACTSAVITRAWLQTHPAAEAVSLPIPIPQRRRLYRWLTPRRLLPLILVLSLVGLSAGTIVLRSLPEPHHTIIYAHRTGPPPAPENTLSALEAAIAAGAEYTEIDVQQTADGSLVIVHDADLMRVARDPRRVRDLRSEDLHDIIQLPDDGSPPAERRIATLEEFLDRGAGRIRFMIELKYYGFDPALAEAVVSTVRDRDMEDQVVLMSLSQRAVTQLGQLAPDMPTGFVSSVAAGNLQRLPVDFLAVHQQAVTPTLLRRARQRGMAIHAWTVNDPAAMASLMVLGVDGLITDDPARAAAIRTAIEAFGPVERFLVRFGIGTEYHLGVN; encoded by the coding sequence ATGAAGTGGTTTCGAACAGCCTGGCGGGATGTCTGGGCAGCACGCAGAACAATTATGATCTGGCATCTGTTATTTGTGATGATATCGGTACTGCTGCTGACCCCGCTGACATCACTGCTGCTGTCGGCAGGACTGGCCGGACAGACCGACCGCGTGGTTGCCAACACCGACCTGCTGGCCTTTGTCCTGAGTCCGGCGGGAGTCGCCTGGACCCTGCTGGCCGCCTCGATAGTCGCCGCCCTGGCTGCGGTACGTTTTGCCGGGGTTGCATTCATTATCACCGACAGAGCCAACGGCCACCGCAGTTCACTGTTTCGCACCGGTGTCCGGGTCCTGTCCCGGGCACCGGTAATCGCTCGCCTGTCGGCACTGCTGGTGGGGATATGGCTGCTGGTAACGGCGGTCTTGCTGGGCGGGTTGGCACTGATCTACCAGCTGCTTTTGGGAGAGTTTGATATAAACTACTACCTGAGCATTCGCCCGGCCGAGGTCTATTATGCCCTGGTCACCGCGGCGGCCTGGGTATTTTTGTGGCTGGCGATGGTAGCCGGCCCGGCGGGGCGCAGTCTGCTGGCCTTTCCGGCCGTGCTGCTGGACAGGCAGAATGCCGTGCAGGCCCTGCGCGGCAGCTGGAACCGGCAGTCCGGCCCTTCTCGTCGTACCGTGCTGCGCATCGCCATTACCCTGGTGGTGTTTACCATCGTCCGCATCGTGGGAGACGCAGCGGCAGCACTGGTGGGCCGCCATTTCATTCTCACGACCATGCGACTGTCCCCCTGGATGCAGCCGGTAGTGGTGGCGATCGGCGTGACCGCAATCATCCTGTTTCTCCTGGATACCCTGCTGTCGCTGGCTGGGCATGCCTGTACCTCGGCAGTTATCACCCGCGCCTGGCTGCAAACCCATCCTGCAGCGGAAGCAGTCTCGCTGCCGATACCCATACCACAGCGCCGCCGCCTCTACCGGTGGCTCACCCCGCGACGACTGTTGCCACTGATCCTGGTATTGAGCCTGGTCGGGCTTTCTGCGGGAACCATCGTGCTGCGCAGCCTGCCCGAGCCGCACCACACGATTATCTATGCCCACCGGACCGGTCCGCCCCCGGCACCAGAAAACACCCTGTCCGCCCTGGAAGCAGCGATCGCAGCCGGTGCCGAGTACACCGAGATCGATGTCCAGCAGACAGCCGACGGCAGCCTGGTAATCGTGCATGATGCCGACCTGATGCGGGTTGCCCGGGATCCCCGTCGGGTTCGTGATCTTCGCAGCGAGGATCTGCACGATATCATCCAGCTGCCCGACGATGGCTCCCCACCCGCCGAACGGAGAATTGCTACCCTGGAAGAGTTCCTTGATCGCGGTGCCGGGCGGATACGGTTTATGATCGAGCTCAAGTATTACGGTTTTGACCCCGCGCTGGCCGAGGCAGTTGTCAGTACGGTACGGGATCGGGACATGGAAGACCAGGTAGTACTCATGAGTTTGAGCCAGCGGGCGGTCACACAGCTTGGGCAGCTGGCACCGGACATGCCGACAGGGTTTGTCTCGTCGGTGGCGGCAGGTAACCTGCAACGGTTGCCGGTGGATTTCCTGGCGGTACATCAACAAGCGGTTACCCCGACGCTGCTGCGACGAGCACGGCAGCGGGGCATGGCAATCCATGCCTGGACGGTAAACGACCCGGCAGCTATGGCGTCACTGATGGTACTGGGTGTAGACGGATTGATTACCGACGACCCCGCACGTGCAGCAGCCATCCGCACTGCGATCGAAGCATTCGGGCCGGTCGAACGCTTTCTGGTCCGCTTCGGTATCGGTACAGAGTATCATCTGGGAGTGAACTGA